The sequence below is a genomic window from Pleurocapsa sp. PCC 7327.
GTCGGTCGTCCTTCTAACCAATAAATATCCTCGCCATCAAAGGCAACGCCTCCCAGTCCAATCGTTCCTGCGACGATGAGATCTGAGGTAATCGGCGATTTCCAAGAACCATAGGGAGCGGTTTGAGGGGAGGTCATAGTGTAGATTTCTCGATGATGGTTTCGTCTTTTCTACTATTGTTCCAGATTCTGAAGACAGATAGTTCGGGTTCTTGGTATTCTTGTAAAACATTGTTTATTAGCCTTAGACGATTAGGTTAAGCAAATGAAATAACTTACAATTAAATTAGTTGATACTAACAATAACGATGTTAAGCCTAAGCAAAAAAACTTATACTGACGCTTGTAGCAATTTTGACGAAATTTATAATGAGGTCATTGCGACTCGTCAACCGATAGAGATTACTCGTGAAGATTCTGAAAGCGTATCTGTTATTCCGACTGCTGAATTAGAAAGCCTGATGGAGACAGTTTATCTGTTCGAGTCTCATGAGAATGCAGTGCGCCTGTTAAACGCTTTACAAAGAGCAAAAGCTAGAACGAATCAACCAAAAACTCTAGAAGAGTTGCGTCAGGAGTTAGGACTTGACCAAGAAAAAGAAACCCTCTCAGCCTGATGAGTTAGAATCAGAATCTGACTCGATTTTAAAAGAAAATTTAGAACGGGATCTGGTATTTGACGTTAGCTTTCTCGAAGACCTTACTTATTGGGTAAAAACTAATAGAAAAATTTCACTGCGTCTTTTATCTCTGGTGGAAGAGATTAGGCGCAATCCTTTTATAGGAACTGGAAAACCAGAACGGTTGAAGTATCAGGATGGAAATGTTTGGTCGCGCCGTCTGACGGAAAAGGATCGTCTTGTATATTGAGTTAACCTAATATCTAATGCTGTGCTAATTGTGGCTTTCGTCCCTTCAAACCCGTCATCAATTGAAGAGCAAAAATTTTCAACAGTGGCAGATGGTGCAGCATCAATAACCCCAGACGACGCACCGCTACAATGGGCAACCAGTTATTAGAAAATAGCCGATCTAAGAAATCTGTAAATCCTAAAATGGTCAAATTCTCTGGCTTGCGCCAGCGTTCGTAGCGTTTTAAGACGCGAATATCGCCAATATCTTCTTCTTTCTCGCGTGCCTCTTTTAAAACTTGTGCTAGTGCCGCTGCATCTCGAATGCCGAGATTTAAGCCTTGTCCGCCGACGGGATGGCAGCAGTGCGCTGCATCGCCAATTAAAGCCAGTCTGGATTTCGTATAGCGATCGCACTGCATTAACTGTACCGGAAACAAATAGCGATCGCTCGCCATTTCCAATCGCCCCAGCAATCCACCCGTATGATATTCCAGTTTTGCCAAAAATTCCTTCTCGTCCAATTCTTGTAAAGTTTTTGCTCGATCGTGGGGTGCCGTCCAAACAATTTGACAGCGATTTCCGGGTAGGGGTAGAATGCCCATCGGTCCCGCGGGCCAAAAACGTTCAAAAGCCGTCTCGTTAGCAGTAGCTTGGTGTTTAATCGTAAAAGCGACGCACGATTGCCAATATTTCCAGCCTTTTGTTTTAATTCCTGCCAAAGAACGAATTCGCGATCGCGCTCCGTCTGCCCCCACTACTAATTTGGTCCTAATTTGTTGCTGTTCGCCTTCGACTTTTACTGATATTGTCGCGCCAGAGTGTTGATAATCGACTGCTATCACTTCTGCCGGACACAACCAGCTAACGTTAGAACAGTTGGCGATAAACTCTTGCAAAGCTTTTAAGACAACGTGATGTTCGGCAACGTATCCTAGATATTCCGTCCCTAAATCGCTGGTGTGAAATTTGACTATGCCGGGATAATCGGCATCAGATAAGCGAATGTGGCAAAATTTACCAATATAAGGAAATATCTCTTTCCAAATGCCGATTCCCTCAAAAACTCGACCAGAAAGCACGGAAAGCGCGTAAGCTTGTCTCCTTGCGGCTGCGACTTCAAAAGGTTGCGCTTCTATTAAGAGGATTTTGAGCTTAGAATCTTTTAAAGCGGCAGCTAGCGTTGTTCCAACAATCCCTCCGCCAACGATCGCCAAATCGCAATCAAAATTTAAATCGAGGCTCTCCCTTAAATGACTTTGCCGTTCTAACGTCATTTTTTAACGATTTTTTTAGAAAATAAACAAAAATTCATTTTTCTTTGATTGTAAGTTTTTTTGCCTACTTTTTTCAACAGGCAGCACCAAATGCTCAATTCAGACAGATATGTATTTGAAGAGCACTCTGGCAGCTACCAAGAACGATTATAGACACCGAATTTAAGCATTGCGATCGCGTAGCGTGCCGGAGGCAATTTTGCAGATAATAAAGTTAATCTCCTGGGAGTAACCAGGGGATATATAAAAACTTTTGCACCTAACAGGAATTTACAAAATGTCTAATACACCGATACAAATCACGACCGACCTCAGTAAAGCGCTCGAACAAATTAATCAGAAACTAGATAAGATAGATGAAAAGTTCGAGGCAAAGTTTGACAAGATAGACGAACGTCTTAACAAGCTGGAAATAGGACAAACTCGTACAGAAGAAAAATTGTCTGGGCAAATTAATGCTTTAGATGAAAGATTGAGCGGTCAAATTAATGCTGTAGACGAAAAATTGAGCGGTCAAATTAATGCTGTAGACGAAAAATTGAGCGGTCAAATTAATACGCTTGATGAAAAAGTTATTGGTCTGAGCAAGCGGATTGATAGCGTGGATTTTATTAATCGTGGGGTATTCGTGGCTTTAATCATTACTATCCTTGGCGGATTTGCAAAAATATTTGGATTTATTGGGAAACCTTAGACAGAGAAATCAATAACCAACTAGAACTCAAAAGTTGTTCTAACTGTTAAGACGACAAGATCGCTATTATTGTTATTGTGGTTAGAGGCTGTAATCCAGATTAAACCAGGAGTAATCGAAAGATTGTCTCTTATCTGATGTCGGTAAAAAGTTTCTACGTGCAGCGACGCGTCTAGATCGTTTCTTCTACCATTAATAAGAAAACCACTCGTACCAGTTAATTTAGGTTCTTGACCGACGATAACGCCGAGGAGATTTCCTTCTTGGCCGAGATCGGGGAAAGCGAGAGTGAGAGCATAGTTCCAAACATCAGCTTCACCGAGGTCGATCGCGGTTGCATCGGTAAATCCTACCCAACCTCCAATGGCAAATTTGGGAGCAAGTTGCCAAGACACTTCTAAACTATAGGAGTTACCGACTACTGGGCGATCGAGATCGAGTTGAGACCTCAGACTACCCGTTCCTGTTTTCAGGTTTGAATCATTATAAGAGTAAGTTTCTACGCTGGCTGAAGCCAGGTAGCTTTTAGTAGCCCTGAATCATCTCTGTTGAGAGAACAACAAAGATAACCCGAACCTCCGAGCCTACTTACGGATGCTCCAATAGCAGCAATGTTTAAACTGCCGTTCCAATCAGCATCACTATGCCACAGACAAGCACTATTAATACATTTAAAAGATTTTCCAGAACGCAAGCCAATATGGAGGCAGCGATGGCAAGTTCTGCTCGTGTATTGAGGTGGAACTGCCAAAACCTCAACGCCATATCTAATCCCTTTGTACTCAAGAAACGAGCGAAGTTGGTAAAAACTCCAACTATTACTAAGTCTTCTTTCTCGCTTAGTTCTCGGATTTTTGTTGGTTTGCTCTCGAATACCCGTCAAATCTTCTATGGCAACAAGAGCATTATCTTTAAGTGCTTGCCTGATGATGGTTTTGCTGATGTTGTGGTTAACCCACGCCTGAAATCTTCTCTCTCTCATCGACAACAGTTTCACAAGCCGTCTG
It includes:
- a CDS encoding FAD-dependent hydroxylase produces the protein MTLERQSHLRESLDLNFDCDLAIVGGGIVGTTLAAALKDSKLKILLIEAQPFEVAAARRQAYALSVLSGRVFEGIGIWKEIFPYIGKFCHIRLSDADYPGIVKFHTSDLGTEYLGYVAEHHVVLKALQEFIANCSNVSWLCPAEVIAVDYQHSGATISVKVEGEQQQIRTKLVVGADGARSRIRSLAGIKTKGWKYWQSCVAFTIKHQATANETAFERFWPAGPMGILPLPGNRCQIVWTAPHDRAKTLQELDEKEFLAKLEYHTGGLLGRLEMASDRYLFPVQLMQCDRYTKSRLALIGDAAHCCHPVGGQGLNLGIRDAAALAQVLKEAREKEEDIGDIRVLKRYERWRKPENLTILGFTDFLDRLFSNNWLPIVAVRRLGLLMLHHLPLLKIFALQLMTGLKGRKPQLAQH
- a CDS encoding iron uptake porin, with protein sequence MASASVETYSYNDSNLKTGTGSLRSQLDLDRPVVGNSYSLEVSWQLAPKFAIGGWVGFTDATAIDLGEADVWNYALTLAFPDLGQEGNLLGVIVGQEPKLTGTSGFLINGRRNDLDASLHVETFYRHQIRDNLSITPGLIWITASNHNNNNSDLVVLTVRTTFEF
- a CDS encoding type II toxin-antitoxin system Phd/YefM family antitoxin, with product MLSLSKKTYTDACSNFDEIYNEVIATRQPIEITREDSESVSVIPTAELESLMETVYLFESHENAVRLLNALQRAKARTNQPKTLEELRQELGLDQEKETLSA
- a CDS encoding Txe/YoeB family addiction module toxin yields the protein MTKKKKPSQPDELESESDSILKENLERDLVFDVSFLEDLTYWVKTNRKISLRLLSLVEEIRRNPFIGTGKPERLKYQDGNVWSRRLTEKDRLVY